The Zobellia alginiliquefaciens genome contains a region encoding:
- a CDS encoding Fur family transcriptional regulator, with the protein MGIVRRTKSVDAILEEFKMNSGAISVVSLVDQLSSRFNKTTVYRVLDRLEEDGILHSFLGKTGIKWYAKCSGCSASEHHDVHPHFQCLSCGKVDCLIVNVRIPSIPNRKVEASQILLQGQCEACLV; encoded by the coding sequence ATGGGAATTGTTAGAAGGACAAAATCGGTCGATGCTATTTTGGAGGAATTTAAAATGAACTCGGGTGCTATTTCGGTGGTCAGTTTAGTGGACCAACTCAGTTCTCGCTTTAATAAAACTACTGTTTATAGGGTTTTGGACAGGCTAGAGGAAGATGGAATTCTACATTCTTTTCTTGGAAAAACAGGAATTAAATGGTACGCTAAGTGTTCTGGTTGCTCGGCTTCCGAACACCATGATGTACATCCGCATTTTCAATGTCTTAGCTGTGGAAAAGTGGATTGTCTAATCGTAAATGTTCGTATTCCCAGTATTCCCAATCGTAAAGTAGAAGCTTCCCAAATATTGCTTCAAGGGCAATGTGAGGCTTGTTTGGTGTAG
- a CDS encoding cyclic nucleotide-binding domain-containing protein produces the protein MKEEISISQLQEKFPNGKTETYEKGHTICFIHKKVTTFRWLLEGGIAYYISIENPDKEILVCQTSEPFSTLGLNGFTPPKRYVYKVLVASEKAVFFEIPFEQIETYLQEGHKNILLKNIGSKLYHLLHTALLKQSELLNPVRFQPFVEDRKFHISPVAEKEAVISLMRRSPFLDYFEEKQLAAMATLAERREYEPDEVLYVQDGYSNGLFILIDGEVSIKRIENSIEIKQRSIKNSGFVFGWSCLLKQKDSCSAITRTRTSAYFIHDHDLMKLFQKDDQFEGQFFQRLIWLMGNQLNAAFIRYVGLLGKHNLQAVFQLIKNNESRLSVSSSLHQVPHLLKSNNTKALAYDALNSLLENGTALERHIASLSLELLTEDQKESNFINGLQEIYSNVAARDTTDLDLNRKICARLTNKVFENVPYVIEGWENLPETAGHIFTYNHLINDAHYTLNNSFQITLDSHFLSAKVLFEKYGEPGIRTVRIGRGQEYGHQNYYNNLGHINVYTKDSELTSSENVKQARNIFYEEASKHLNNNYNIIISPEGTSYRTEESPGPFKMGAFKLAAAQEKEPLIVPIVLVNFDDRIGRSLFYCKIGQPFLLSEKVASKSKDGLRAFVQQYQAEYTIDVQKARERAEELFLSPGGTVLNEEPPAMWANEIKRLKRRVSKLKTQENLIAIYGSSSVRLWVHMQKDLQPFHTVNLGFGGSTFAWCIHYFDEIFAEVNPSKIVLYAGENDLSQGRTPQEVLADCHELVGMVKAKYPDVALAFISLKPSVEREQMIPLIIETNLLLSKYVISELNAQFINVFSHMISSDNRPIPELYLSDGLHLNKEGYTIWSRVIKNALESVALLEVEK, from the coding sequence TTGAAAGAAGAAATCAGTATTTCGCAATTGCAGGAAAAGTTTCCGAACGGAAAAACAGAAACGTATGAAAAGGGTCATACCATATGTTTCATACATAAGAAAGTAACCACGTTTAGGTGGCTTTTAGAAGGTGGTATAGCCTATTACATTTCTATTGAAAACCCTGATAAAGAAATATTGGTCTGTCAAACTTCCGAACCGTTTTCAACTTTGGGACTTAATGGCTTTACGCCTCCCAAACGTTATGTGTACAAGGTATTGGTGGCTTCCGAAAAAGCGGTCTTTTTTGAAATTCCTTTTGAGCAGATAGAAACATACCTGCAGGAAGGACATAAAAATATTCTTCTTAAGAACATAGGTTCAAAATTATACCACCTTTTACATACGGCCTTATTAAAGCAATCGGAACTGTTAAATCCGGTGCGTTTTCAACCTTTTGTGGAAGACCGTAAGTTTCATATTTCGCCCGTAGCGGAAAAAGAAGCGGTAATTTCGTTAATGAGGCGTTCCCCTTTTTTAGATTATTTTGAGGAAAAACAATTGGCCGCTATGGCTACATTGGCCGAGCGTAGGGAATACGAGCCGGACGAAGTACTATATGTCCAAGATGGTTATAGTAATGGCTTATTTATTCTGATCGATGGCGAAGTATCCATAAAACGTATTGAAAATTCAATAGAAATTAAACAGCGTTCCATCAAAAACTCAGGTTTTGTATTCGGTTGGTCTTGTCTACTGAAGCAAAAAGATAGCTGTTCTGCCATTACGCGTACCCGAACTTCGGCCTACTTTATTCATGACCATGACCTCATGAAGCTATTCCAAAAAGATGATCAGTTCGAAGGTCAGTTTTTTCAACGTTTAATATGGCTGATGGGCAACCAGCTGAACGCAGCATTCATAAGATATGTGGGCTTGCTTGGGAAGCATAATCTTCAGGCTGTTTTTCAACTGATCAAAAATAATGAATCCCGCTTATCGGTTTCTTCTTCTTTGCACCAAGTGCCCCATTTGTTAAAAAGCAATAACACCAAAGCTCTGGCTTATGATGCTTTGAACTCTTTGCTTGAAAATGGCACTGCTTTGGAAAGACATATCGCCTCTTTGAGTTTGGAGTTGCTAACGGAAGACCAAAAAGAGAGCAATTTTATAAACGGATTACAGGAAATCTATTCAAACGTAGCGGCAAGGGATACAACGGACCTGGATTTGAATCGGAAAATATGTGCCCGATTGACCAATAAAGTCTTTGAAAATGTACCGTATGTAATTGAAGGATGGGAAAACCTACCAGAAACGGCAGGTCATATTTTTACCTACAATCATTTAATCAATGATGCCCACTACACCTTAAACAACAGTTTTCAAATTACCTTGGATTCCCACTTTTTGAGTGCTAAGGTATTGTTCGAAAAATATGGGGAACCGGGTATTAGAACCGTTCGCATTGGCCGCGGACAGGAATATGGTCATCAAAACTATTACAACAATTTAGGCCATATAAATGTATATACCAAAGACTCGGAGCTCACGTCTTCCGAAAATGTAAAACAGGCGCGAAACATTTTTTATGAAGAGGCCTCCAAACACCTGAACAATAATTACAATATAATTATTAGTCCAGAAGGCACGTCTTACCGAACCGAAGAATCTCCCGGTCCTTTTAAAATGGGTGCTTTTAAATTGGCCGCCGCACAAGAAAAAGAACCGCTAATAGTACCCATAGTTCTTGTGAATTTTGATGACCGAATCGGTAGGTCCTTGTTTTACTGTAAGATTGGACAACCGTTTTTATTAAGCGAAAAGGTGGCATCAAAAAGCAAGGATGGCTTGCGTGCGTTTGTACAACAATACCAAGCGGAGTATACAATTGATGTTCAAAAGGCGAGAGAAAGAGCGGAAGAATTATTCCTATCTCCTGGTGGCACGGTACTTAATGAAGAACCACCTGCCATGTGGGCCAATGAAATTAAAAGGCTTAAAAGAAGGGTTTCAAAACTGAAGACCCAAGAAAATCTGATTGCCATTTATGGAAGTTCTTCGGTACGTTTATGGGTACACATGCAGAAGGATTTACAGCCCTTTCATACTGTGAACCTTGGTTTTGGAGGCTCTACATTTGCTTGGTGCATTCATTATTTTGATGAAATTTTTGCCGAGGTAAATCCTTCTAAAATTGTGCTTTATGCAGGTGAGAACGACCTAAGCCAAGGTAGAACACCGCAAGAAGTACTAGCGGATTGCCACGAATTGGTGGGCATGGTCAAAGCCAAATACCCAGATGTGGCACTGGCTTTTATAAGTTTGAAGCCCAGCGTGGAACGGGAACAGATGATTCCGTTGATTATAGAGACCAATTTACTGTTGTCTAAATATGTGATTTCCGAGTTAAACGCGCAGTTTATAAATGTATTTAGCCATATGATCAGTAGTGACAACCGGCCCATACCGGAACTCTATCTCTCGGACGGCTTGCACTTAAATAAAGAAGGCTATACCATTTGGAGCAGAGTTATTAAAAATGCGCTGGAGTCAGTAGCGCTGTTGGAGGTTGAGAAGTGA
- the ggt gene encoding gamma-glutamyltransferase, producing MKPTRLILLKFLLLLLFVNCKSTPAKPARPTGVVAEKAMVVSAREEASTIGATILKQGGNAFDAMVATEMALVVAYPFAGNVGGGGFMVYRKADGSVGALDYREKAPLSATKDMYLDSLGNVIPGMSTKGATAVGVPGTVAGIIEVHKKFGSMPLADILAPVIALADSGVIVTEKQAARFENVRDVILEVNDSVTTFPIGCKAGDLVKYPALANTLRRIAKDGRDGFYKGETAKVLASFIQENGGFVTEEDLEQYQVQWREPVSFSYKDLHIISMSPPSSGGVTINQILKMMEPYDVAEFGHNSEKTVQLFTEAARRAYADRNYWLGDPDFVSIPMEDLLSDAYIEERMDDFSFDKATKSVDVREGNPQMAESMETTHYSIVDAKGNAVSVTTTLNGAYGSKLYCDELGFFLNNEMDDFSAKAGVPNMFGLVGAEANSIAPGKRMLSSMTPTIVEKEGQLWMVVGTPGGSTIITAVAQTILNGYEFNMSMQEAVDAPRFHHQWLPDMVIFEPDGFSDELKNELKSKGYNINEDRTPIIGKVDAIRVLADGTLEGGADHRGDDTAVGF from the coding sequence ATGAAACCAACACGTTTAATCCTGCTCAAGTTCCTTTTACTTCTTCTCTTTGTAAATTGCAAAAGCACACCCGCTAAACCGGCAAGACCTACCGGTGTAGTGGCCGAAAAAGCAATGGTGGTCTCTGCCCGCGAAGAAGCTTCTACTATTGGTGCAACTATTTTAAAACAAGGAGGCAATGCTTTTGATGCTATGGTGGCTACTGAAATGGCCTTAGTGGTAGCCTACCCTTTTGCAGGTAATGTTGGTGGTGGCGGATTTATGGTCTATCGCAAAGCGGATGGTTCTGTTGGAGCCTTGGATTATCGGGAAAAAGCACCCTTATCAGCTACAAAGGATATGTATCTGGATTCGTTGGGCAATGTTATTCCGGGTATGAGTACCAAAGGTGCAACTGCCGTGGGCGTGCCAGGTACGGTGGCCGGAATCATTGAGGTACACAAAAAGTTTGGGTCTATGCCCTTAGCGGACATTCTCGCTCCCGTAATTGCACTCGCAGATAGCGGCGTTATCGTTACCGAAAAGCAAGCAGCCCGATTTGAAAATGTACGTGATGTTATTCTTGAAGTAAATGATAGCGTTACAACCTTTCCCATTGGTTGTAAAGCTGGCGATTTGGTAAAGTATCCCGCTCTTGCAAACACCCTGCGCCGGATAGCCAAAGATGGCCGAGACGGATTTTACAAAGGTGAAACGGCAAAAGTACTGGCAAGTTTTATCCAAGAAAATGGAGGTTTCGTTACCGAAGAAGATTTAGAGCAATACCAAGTACAATGGAGAGAACCGGTTTCTTTTAGCTACAAAGATCTTCATATTATTTCTATGAGCCCCCCAAGTAGCGGTGGAGTCACTATCAACCAAATATTAAAAATGATGGAGCCATATGATGTGGCTGAGTTTGGCCATAATTCCGAAAAGACCGTTCAATTGTTTACAGAAGCTGCACGCCGTGCCTATGCGGACCGTAATTATTGGCTGGGTGATCCTGATTTTGTAAGTATACCAATGGAAGACCTTTTGAGCGATGCTTATATTGAAGAAAGAATGGACGATTTCTCCTTTGATAAAGCAACTAAGTCTGTAGATGTTCGTGAAGGAAATCCGCAAATGGCGGAAAGTATGGAGACCACCCACTACTCTATTGTTGATGCAAAGGGTAATGCCGTTTCTGTTACCACTACTTTAAACGGAGCCTATGGATCAAAGCTCTATTGTGACGAGCTCGGATTTTTCTTAAACAATGAAATGGACGACTTTAGCGCCAAAGCCGGAGTACCTAATATGTTTGGGCTTGTTGGAGCCGAAGCCAATAGCATTGCCCCGGGAAAACGTATGTTAAGTAGTATGACACCTACTATTGTGGAAAAGGAAGGTCAACTGTGGATGGTTGTGGGAACACCGGGAGGCTCTACTATCATTACCGCTGTGGCACAGACCATTTTAAACGGGTATGAGTTTAATATGAGTATGCAGGAGGCCGTTGACGCACCACGTTTCCATCACCAATGGTTACCGGATATGGTTATTTTTGAGCCAGATGGTTTTTCTGATGAATTAAAGAACGAACTGAAATCCAAAGGTTATAACATTAATGAAGACCGGACGCCTATTATCGGAAAAGTAGATGCCATTCGTGTGTTAGCCGATGGTACTTTGGAAGGTGGTGCCGATCACCGTGGTGATGATACTGCGGTTGGTTTTTAA
- a CDS encoding histidine decarboxylase, with product MNDEQQVDELLTKLIEEKNRVLGYPVAKDFDYSRLYEFLKHPINNVGDPYEDTTYKVQTHEMEREVVDFFANLFRADPSDYWGYVTNGGSESNLYGLYLARESHPKAMVYFSESTHYSVRKNIHLLNMQSITIRAQENGELDYEDLENTLQLNRDKPAIILTTFGTTMTEAKDDVSRVKRIIKKLAIQNHYIHCDAALAGSYGPFIEPRIPFDFQDGADSISISGHKFIGSPFPSGVIIAKRSLRDRIARGISYIGSLDTTITGSRNGHSPLFLWYAIKKMGVKGLEERYRHSLETAEYCKQELIKIGVKAWTNPGSITVVFPKVAKSIKDKWQLATDEATHIICMPNVTKPQIDEFILDMVSEKEAVAGVV from the coding sequence ATGAATGATGAGCAACAGGTAGATGAACTGCTAACCAAACTGATTGAAGAAAAAAATAGAGTTTTAGGTTACCCAGTAGCGAAGGATTTTGATTATTCCCGATTGTACGAATTTTTAAAACACCCTATAAATAATGTGGGAGACCCTTATGAGGATACAACCTATAAGGTTCAAACACATGAGATGGAAAGAGAAGTGGTGGATTTCTTTGCGAATTTATTTAGAGCCGACCCATCCGATTATTGGGGCTACGTAACCAACGGAGGCTCTGAAAGTAACCTATATGGCTTGTATTTAGCACGGGAATCGCATCCAAAAGCAATGGTGTATTTCTCGGAATCTACCCATTATAGCGTAAGAAAGAATATTCATTTGTTGAATATGCAAAGTATTACTATTAGAGCACAAGAGAATGGGGAACTAGATTATGAAGACCTGGAAAATACGTTGCAACTCAACAGGGATAAACCCGCAATTATTCTTACAACCTTTGGTACTACCATGACCGAGGCGAAGGATGATGTTTCTAGGGTAAAGCGGATTATAAAAAAGCTTGCTATTCAAAATCACTACATTCATTGTGACGCTGCTTTAGCGGGTTCATATGGCCCTTTTATTGAACCTAGGATTCCTTTTGACTTTCAAGATGGCGCCGATAGTATTTCTATAAGTGGACATAAATTTATTGGGTCTCCTTTTCCTTCTGGAGTTATTATCGCCAAGCGCTCTTTAAGGGATAGAATTGCAAGGGGCATTTCGTATATAGGTTCGTTAGATACAACAATTACAGGCTCTAGAAACGGGCATAGTCCACTTTTTTTATGGTATGCTATAAAGAAAATGGGTGTAAAAGGGTTGGAAGAGCGTTACCGTCATAGCTTAGAAACAGCCGAATATTGTAAACAGGAATTAATTAAAATCGGAGTTAAAGCTTGGACGAATCCTGGTAGTATTACCGTAGTGTTTCCTAAAGTAGCCAAATCCATAAAGGACAAATGGCAATTGGCCACAGATGAGGCCACTCATATTATTTGTATGCCAAATGTAACTAAACCACAGATTGATGAATTTATTCTAGATATGGTAAGTGAAAAGGAGGCTGTGGCCGGGGTAGTGTAA
- the folE gene encoding GTP cyclohydrolase I FolE — MNNKNREQIEILGDNHFSANTETPLRADAFDTSDDEKIKNIQHHFGMIMKEMGLDLTDDSLSGTPYRVAKMYIKELFYGLNPANRPKLSTFDNKYGYQKMLVEQNITIDSACEHHFLPIVGHAHVGYIPKDKVIGLSKINRLVDYYAHRPQVQERLVLQIRNDLQKVLDTEDVIVSVSAKHLCVSSRGIKDKNSFTTTLEYGGCFADKAYRDEFLTIIGQQAI; from the coding sequence ATGAATAACAAGAATAGGGAGCAGATTGAAATATTGGGAGATAACCATTTTTCTGCAAATACGGAAACTCCTTTACGTGCGGACGCTTTTGATACTTCCGATGATGAAAAAATTAAGAACATTCAACATCATTTTGGAATGATAATGAAAGAAATGGGCTTGGATTTAACCGATGATAGCCTATCCGGTACCCCATATCGCGTTGCTAAAATGTATATAAAAGAGTTGTTTTATGGCTTAAACCCAGCCAATAGGCCCAAGCTTTCTACCTTCGACAATAAATATGGCTATCAGAAAATGTTGGTAGAGCAGAATATTACTATCGATTCTGCCTGTGAACATCACTTTTTACCTATAGTTGGGCATGCTCATGTGGGTTATATTCCAAAGGACAAAGTAATCGGGTTGTCCAAAATTAACCGTCTGGTAGACTACTATGCGCATCGTCCGCAAGTACAGGAAAGATTGGTTCTACAAATACGCAATGATTTGCAAAAGGTGTTGGATACAGAAGATGTTATCGTTTCCGTAAGTGCCAAGCATTTATGTGTCTCTTCAAGAGGTATTAAAGACAAGAACAGCTTCACTACAACTTTAGAATATGGCGGCTGCTTTGCAGATAAAGCATATAGGGATGAATTTTTGACCATTATAGGCCAACAAGCCATTTAA
- a CDS encoding ACP phosphodiesterase, with protein MNFLAHIYLSFGDQEITLGNFIADSIRANKYKHLPERVQQGIILHREIDTFTDTHDIPKISSKRLHKNYSHYSRVIVDIFYDHYLAKNWSTYSDTPLDIYVENFYDLLEDNYTILPAGVQRMMPYMISDNWIYNYSKMEGIAKVLNGMNRRTKNKSKMNFAILDLEEHYDKFEEEFTAFFEELMVFSKQKFISL; from the coding sequence ATGAATTTTCTTGCACATATTTACCTCTCCTTTGGAGACCAAGAAATTACCTTGGGAAACTTTATAGCGGACAGTATTCGCGCCAATAAATACAAGCATTTACCAGAACGGGTGCAGCAGGGAATTATTTTACACCGCGAAATTGACACTTTTACGGATACACATGATATTCCTAAAATAAGTAGTAAACGGTTGCATAAAAATTATAGCCACTATAGCCGGGTAATCGTGGATATATTCTATGATCATTACCTGGCCAAAAATTGGAGTACCTATAGTGACACGCCTTTGGATATTTATGTGGAGAATTTTTACGACTTGCTAGAAGACAATTATACCATTCTGCCTGCAGGCGTGCAACGGATGATGCCGTATATGATTTCTGACAATTGGATATACAACTATTCCAAAATGGAAGGTATAGCCAAAGTTTTGAATGGCATGAACCGGAGAACGAAAAATAAATCCAAAATGAATTTTGCCATTCTAGATCTTGAGGAGCACTATGATAAATTTGAAGAAGAGTTTACCGCTTTCTTTGAGGAGCTTATGGTCTTTTCAAAACAAAAATTTATATCACTTTAA
- a CDS encoding 3-hydroxyacyl-ACP dehydratase FabZ family protein, translating into METEIEKLIPHRFPFLFVDKILIANEKEVIGLQSFDKSVDSILTGSFPDYDFIPGMILVESMAQCGGAGLKKAGLADGFFGLVSMTDVNFMKGVTYGEEIKYVIQNVRVSNRIIKQTGIAFAQNEPIAEATWVCARID; encoded by the coding sequence ATGGAAACTGAAATAGAAAAGTTAATACCACATAGATTTCCTTTTTTGTTTGTGGATAAAATTTTAATTGCGAACGAGAAAGAGGTAATCGGGCTACAAAGTTTTGATAAATCCGTGGATTCAATATTAACAGGAAGTTTTCCTGATTATGATTTCATACCCGGAATGATTTTAGTTGAATCTATGGCGCAATGTGGAGGTGCAGGTTTAAAGAAAGCCGGGCTCGCAGATGGTTTTTTTGGTTTAGTGAGTATGACAGATGTGAATTTTATGAAAGGTGTAACCTATGGAGAGGAAATTAAATATGTAATTCAAAATGTTAGAGTAAGCAATAGGATAATTAAGCAAACAGGTATTGCATTTGCTCAGAATGAACCTATTGCTGAGGCAACTTGGGTTTGCGCTAGAATTGATTGA
- a CDS encoding MerC domain-containing protein — protein sequence MIDITKKPDALGALASSLCLVHCVATPFLFVAQSGLVVNHLTMPSWWKFLDYIFLAISFLAVYRSTQTTTINWIKPALWLSYSGLFFIIMNEKMGLLPIPEAVIYIPTLALIVLHLYNKKYCNCAPNDQCCAHE from the coding sequence ATGATTGATATTACAAAAAAACCGGACGCTTTAGGTGCATTAGCAAGTTCTTTGTGTCTGGTACATTGCGTTGCCACTCCGTTTTTATTTGTTGCCCAAAGCGGCTTGGTAGTAAATCACCTTACTATGCCTTCATGGTGGAAATTTCTAGATTATATTTTTCTTGCTATATCATTCTTAGCGGTCTACCGTTCAACTCAAACAACCACTATCAATTGGATAAAACCAGCCTTGTGGTTAAGCTATAGCGGCCTATTTTTTATTATTATGAATGAAAAAATGGGGCTTTTGCCCATACCTGAAGCAGTAATCTATATTCCTACCTTGGCGCTGATAGTACTTCACCTTTACAATAAGAAGTACTGTAACTGTGCACCTAACGACCAATGCTGTGCACATGAATAA
- a CDS encoding aminotransferase class V-fold PLP-dependent enzyme: MKKRDFLKNVSLAALGAPFYGSALANSAEVVAQTPIHKLTTDEDFWLKVRDDYKLKPDYINLESGYYNIIPTPTLEGLHKNIDKINYEGSYYMRTVQWENKARMTEKLGEIIGTTNKNIIITRNATESLDMVIMGMDWKTGDEAVYALQDYGAMKLMFEQVAKRYGVINKEVSVPNHPKSDEEIVAVYEKAITPNTKLLMVSHMINITGHILPVKKICQMAHEKGVQVLVDGAHCIGHFEFDITDLECDYYGSSLHKWLAVPLGTGLLYVADEHIDTLWPIFAEAKREPGDISRLNHTGTIPVYHDLTIENAIDYYNLLGGAKKEARMRYLQEYWTSKVRNLPGILLNTPQETYRACGIANVGIEGMEPADLAKKLLDDYQIFTVAVKYANVNGCRITPNVFTTTDELDTFVKALKEMAA, translated from the coding sequence ATGAAAAAACGTGATTTCCTCAAAAATGTATCATTGGCTGCTTTGGGTGCACCATTCTACGGCAGTGCTTTGGCAAATTCGGCAGAAGTTGTTGCACAAACCCCTATACATAAACTAACTACAGATGAAGATTTTTGGTTGAAGGTACGTGATGATTATAAACTTAAACCGGATTATATTAACCTAGAAAGCGGGTATTACAATATTATTCCAACACCAACACTAGAAGGGCTTCACAAAAATATAGATAAGATAAATTACGAAGGGTCTTATTACATGCGTACCGTGCAATGGGAGAACAAAGCGCGGATGACCGAGAAGTTGGGCGAAATTATTGGCACAACTAATAAGAACATTATCATAACCAGAAATGCAACCGAATCGCTAGATATGGTAATTATGGGTATGGATTGGAAAACTGGCGATGAAGCGGTGTATGCCCTACAAGATTATGGAGCCATGAAACTCATGTTCGAGCAGGTGGCAAAACGTTATGGTGTTATAAATAAAGAAGTTTCAGTACCTAATCACCCAAAATCAGATGAGGAAATTGTCGCCGTTTACGAGAAAGCTATAACCCCAAATACCAAATTACTGATGGTAAGCCACATGATCAATATTACAGGCCATATCTTACCCGTCAAAAAAATATGTCAGATGGCTCATGAGAAGGGCGTGCAGGTCTTGGTAGATGGAGCGCATTGTATTGGTCATTTTGAATTCGATATTACGGATTTAGAATGTGATTACTACGGTTCAAGCCTCCATAAGTGGTTGGCAGTACCTTTAGGTACCGGTTTATTGTATGTCGCCGACGAGCATATAGATACGCTTTGGCCCATTTTTGCAGAAGCAAAGAGAGAACCGGGTGATATTTCTAGATTGAACCATACAGGAACAATACCTGTATACCATGATTTGACCATTGAAAATGCCATAGATTATTATAATTTATTAGGTGGAGCAAAAAAGGAAGCACGCATGCGCTATCTTCAGGAATACTGGACCAGCAAAGTGAGAAACTTACCCGGGATTTTATTGAACACTCCCCAAGAAACCTATAGAGCCTGTGGTATTGCCAATGTGGGTATTGAGGGTATGGAACCTGCCGACTTAGCAAAGAAATTGTTGGACGATTATCAGATTTTTACCGTCGCTGTTAAGTATGCCAATGTAAACGGATGTAGAATTACGCCCAACGTATTTACAACAACGGATGAACTAGATACGTTTGTAAAGGCTTTGAAAGAAATGGCGGCATAA
- a CDS encoding PH domain-containing protein codes for MKIDLLVTFSVTKEENPEASRAKIEDILIDGEEINLAYSHVRDKVWFTTKRIIAMDVQGLTGSKKEFKSFPYSKISSFSIETAGTFDGDSDFKIWVSGVGVFEIKFRKSLNIKKVGRFLSEKLLS; via the coding sequence ATGAAAATTGATTTACTAGTAACCTTTAGCGTTACAAAGGAAGAAAACCCCGAAGCAAGCAGAGCAAAGATTGAAGATATACTTATAGACGGAGAGGAAATAAACCTAGCATATTCTCATGTAAGGGATAAAGTTTGGTTTACTACAAAGCGAATAATTGCTATGGATGTTCAGGGACTTACGGGCAGTAAAAAAGAATTTAAGTCTTTTCCGTATTCAAAAATTAGCTCCTTTTCCATCGAAACGGCAGGAACTTTTGATGGCGATAGTGATTTTAAAATATGGGTGAGTGGTGTTGGTGTTTTTGAAATTAAATTCAGAAAATCGTTAAACATCAAAAAAGTCGGGAGATTCTTGAGTGAAAAATTATTGAGTTAA
- a CDS encoding Lrp/AsnC family transcriptional regulator codes for MDAIDYQILMQLQANAKQNTKEIAGKVGLSVTPTYERIKKLEQQDIIKSYVALLDRNKIGKKLIAYCQVTLVQQQKKLADSFKSEMRLLPEVMECHEVSGNFDYLLKIAVDDIAGFHLFINQKLSIIDGISTIHTSFVLDSVKDSTAYSL; via the coding sequence ATGGATGCGATCGATTACCAAATACTCATGCAGCTTCAAGCGAATGCGAAACAGAATACCAAAGAAATAGCGGGTAAAGTCGGACTTAGTGTAACGCCTACCTACGAGAGAATTAAAAAACTTGAGCAACAAGATATTATCAAATCTTATGTTGCCTTGCTTGATAGAAATAAAATCGGAAAAAAACTTATTGCTTATTGTCAGGTTACTTTAGTACAGCAGCAGAAGAAATTAGCGGACAGCTTTAAAAGTGAAATGCGTTTATTACCCGAAGTAATGGAGTGCCACGAAGTCTCAGGGAACTTTGATTATCTACTTAAAATTGCTGTGGACGATATCGCAGGGTTTCATCTGTTCATCAACCAAAAACTATCCATAATAGACGGAATTTCCACCATACACACTTCCTTTGTTCTAGACTCGGTAAAGGATAGTACGGCCTATAGTTTATAA